A region of Cellulophaga sp. RHA19 DNA encodes the following proteins:
- a CDS encoding DMT family transporter, protein MLSDKFKNYLHLHFIVFVWGFTAVLGKLITIDALPLVWYRMFFAAIFVLLFILVRKNRLKVSRKTLLLLLGTGVIIALHWVTFFSSIKVSNVSVTLATISSGAFFAAILEPIWYKRKVIWYEIVFGLVVIGGLGLIFNIDASYKEGIILALISAFLATVFSLMNGKLIKEHKPSIISFYELGAGVVFLSIYMLFQGNLEQVSFKLSTSDWIYILILASFCTAYAFIASVKIMKFLSPYTVMLTTNLEPVYGILLAFIIFGDSEKMDPMFYLGAFIILITVIANGILKNRTAKKNLKAANKQVVV, encoded by the coding sequence ATGCTAAGCGATAAATTTAAAAACTATCTACACTTACACTTTATTGTGTTTGTTTGGGGCTTTACAGCTGTATTAGGTAAATTAATAACTATAGACGCGCTACCATTAGTTTGGTATCGTATGTTTTTTGCAGCTATTTTTGTGCTGCTATTTATATTGGTACGTAAAAACAGATTAAAAGTTAGTCGCAAAACATTATTGTTACTGCTTGGTACTGGTGTAATAATAGCCTTGCATTGGGTAACTTTTTTTTCCTCTATAAAAGTCTCTAATGTATCAGTAACATTAGCAACAATTTCTTCTGGGGCATTTTTTGCAGCTATTTTAGAACCAATTTGGTATAAACGTAAAGTTATTTGGTATGAGATTGTTTTTGGACTTGTGGTTATTGGCGGTTTAGGCTTAATATTTAATATTGATGCATCATATAAAGAAGGTATTATACTGGCATTAATTTCTGCATTTTTAGCCACAGTTTTTTCTTTAATGAATGGTAAACTTATTAAAGAGCACAAACCTTCAATTATTTCTTTTTATGAGCTTGGAGCAGGTGTAGTGTTTTTATCAATTTATATGCTTTTTCAAGGTAATTTAGAACAAGTAAGTTTTAAACTATCAACATCAGATTGGATTTACATTCTAATACTAGCATCATTTTGTACAGCTTACGCATTTATTGCATCGGTTAAAATAATGAAATTTTTAAGTCCGTACACTGTAATGCTAACTACAAACCTAGAGCCTGTTTACGGTATTTTATTAGCGTTTATAATTTTTGGAGATAGTGAAAAAATGGACCCTATGTTTTATTTAGGAGCATTTATTATTTTGATAACAGTAATTGCAAATGGTATTTTAAAAAATAGAACGGCCAAAAAGAATTTAAAAGCCGCTAACAAGCAAGTAGTTGTTTAA
- a CDS encoding QcrA and Rieske domain-containing protein translates to MERKQFLRTLGAGAAFALTFPCLGGCSSDSDSEEGDKKEVPTNVDFTIDLESSEASNLQNNGGFILKNDVVVVKNLEGEFVAATQICSHENYDQIRFADVDGGIFYCDVHGSRFSQTGEPLNQVDSKAAKPLKVYQIALTGTMLRVFE, encoded by the coding sequence ATGGAAAGAAAACAGTTTTTAAGAACCTTAGGAGCAGGTGCGGCTTTTGCTTTAACGTTTCCTTGTTTAGGTGGGTGTTCTAGTGATAGCGACAGTGAAGAAGGAGATAAGAAAGAAGTACCTACTAATGTAGATTTTACAATAGATTTGGAGTCTAGTGAAGCTTCTAATTTACAAAACAATGGAGGTTTTATTTTGAAGAATGATGTTGTTGTGGTTAAAAATTTAGAAGGTGAGTTTGTAGCTGCTACTCAAATTTGTAGTCACGAAAATTATGACCAAATACGTTTTGCAGATGTAGATGGTGGTATTTTTTATTGTGACGTTCACGGCTCTAGATTTAGTCAAACTGGTGAGCCTTTAAACCAAGTAGATAGTAAAGCAGCAAAACCATTAAAAGTGTACCAAATAGCACTTACTGGTACTATGCTACGTGTATTTGAGTAG
- a CDS encoding phosphoribosyltransferase family protein — MQNKILSHNQIQHKIRRIAYQIYEANVEETEIIIAGIEGGGLKFAKKLSAVLEDITTAKITLCTVKMNKKNPLESGVTTSITKEEYTNKSVVLIDDVLNSGTTLIYGVFHFLKVPLRQLKTGVLVNRNHKKYPVKADYKGISLSTSLQEHIEVEFKDNDDAVYLN; from the coding sequence ATGCAGAACAAAATATTATCTCACAACCAAATTCAGCATAAAATAAGACGCATAGCTTACCAAATATACGAAGCTAATGTTGAAGAGACAGAGATTATAATTGCCGGTATAGAAGGTGGCGGGCTCAAATTTGCAAAAAAACTTAGTGCTGTTCTAGAAGATATTACAACTGCAAAAATTACGCTTTGCACTGTAAAAATGAACAAAAAAAACCCATTAGAAAGTGGTGTCACTACATCTATCACAAAAGAAGAATACACAAACAAATCTGTTGTTTTAATAGATGATGTACTAAACTCTGGAACCACATTAATTTATGGTGTTTTTCATTTTTTAAAAGTACCATTACGCCAGCTTAAAACAGGGGTTTTAGTAAATAGAAATCACAAAAAATATCCTGTAAAGGCAGACTACAAAGGAATTTCTTTATCTACATCGTTACAAGAACATATAGAAGTAGAATTTAAAGATAATGATGATGCTGTTTACTTAAACTAG
- a CDS encoding transketolase family protein: protein MKKYIDQGKNDTRSGFGAGLAELGRTNPNVVALCADLIGSLKMDKFIEENPERFFQIGIAEANMMGIAAGLTIGGKIPFTGTFANFSTGRVYDQIRQSIAYSGKNVKVCASHAGVTLGEDGATHQILEDIGLMKMLPGMVVINPCDYNQTKAATIAIAEYEGPVYLRFGRPKVANFTPVDQKFEIGKALHLTEGTDVTIVATGHLVWEALVAAENLESQGISAEVINMHTIKPLDANAIINSVKKTGCIVTAEEHNVLGGLGESVARVLATSQPTPQEFIGTNDTFGESGTPAQLMEKYGLDNKAIEKAVLKVIERK from the coding sequence ATGAAAAAATACATAGATCAAGGAAAAAACGATACTAGAAGTGGTTTTGGTGCAGGTTTAGCAGAATTAGGAAGAACAAATCCTAATGTTGTTGCATTATGTGCAGATTTAATTGGTTCTCTTAAAATGGATAAATTTATAGAAGAAAATCCAGAGAGATTCTTTCAAATAGGTATTGCTGAAGCTAATATGATGGGTATTGCTGCAGGTTTAACTATTGGTGGCAAAATACCTTTTACGGGTACTTTTGCAAACTTTTCTACAGGAAGAGTTTATGACCAAATACGCCAATCTATAGCTTATTCTGGTAAAAATGTAAAAGTTTGTGCTTCTCACGCTGGTGTTACTCTAGGTGAAGATGGTGCTACACACCAAATACTAGAAGACATAGGATTAATGAAAATGTTACCAGGAATGGTAGTTATTAACCCTTGTGATTACAACCAAACAAAGGCTGCAACCATTGCAATTGCAGAATATGAAGGTCCTGTATACTTACGTTTTGGAAGACCAAAAGTAGCTAACTTTACTCCTGTAGATCAAAAATTTGAAATAGGTAAAGCATTACACTTAACAGAAGGTACAGATGTTACTATTGTAGCTACTGGTCACTTAGTTTGGGAGGCTTTAGTAGCTGCCGAAAACTTAGAAAGTCAAGGTATTTCTGCAGAAGTTATAAATATGCACACAATAAAACCTTTAGATGCTAACGCAATTATTAACTCTGTTAAAAAAACAGGTTGTATTGTAACTGCAGAAGAACATAATGTTTTAGGTGGCTTAGGAGAAAGTGTTGCTCGTGTTTTAGCAACTAGCCAACCAACTCCGCAAGAGTTTATTGGTACCAATGATACTTTTGGAGAAAGTGGTACTCCTGCACAGTTAATGGAAAAATACGGTTTAGACAATAAAGCTATAGAAAAAGCCGTTTTAAAAGTTATAGAACGCAAGTAA
- the tgt gene encoding tRNA guanosine(34) transglycosylase Tgt: MKFTLEKKDPQSKARAATMVTDHGVIETPIFMPVGTVASVKGVHQRELKEEINPDIILGNTYHLYLRPKLDILEAAGGLHKFMGWDRNILTDSGGYQVYSLSANRKIKEEGVKFKSHIDGSYHFFTPENVMEIQRTIGADIIMAFDECTPYPCDYNYAKRSMHMTHRWLDRCMNHLEKLPFKYGYEQTFFPIVQGSTYKDLRKQSAEYIANAGAEGNAIGGLSVGEPAEEMYAMTEVVCDILPEEKPRYLMGVGTPINILENIALGVDMFDCVMPTRNARNGMLFTAHGTINIKNKKWEADFSPIDEMGITFVDTEYTKAYLRHLFAANEYLGKQIATIHNLGFYLWLTREARKHIIAGDFTEWKNMMVKQMDKRL, from the coding sequence TTGAAATTTACATTAGAAAAAAAAGACCCGCAGAGTAAAGCACGTGCAGCTACAATGGTAACAGATCACGGTGTTATAGAAACACCTATTTTTATGCCAGTTGGTACAGTAGCTTCTGTTAAAGGGGTTCATCAGAGAGAATTAAAAGAAGAAATAAATCCAGATATTATTTTAGGAAATACATACCATTTGTATTTGCGTCCTAAATTAGATATACTTGAAGCTGCTGGTGGTTTGCACAAGTTTATGGGCTGGGATCGTAATATTTTAACAGATAGTGGTGGTTACCAAGTTTATTCTTTATCTGCGAATAGAAAAATAAAAGAAGAAGGTGTTAAGTTTAAATCTCATATAGATGGTTCTTACCACTTTTTTACTCCAGAAAACGTAATGGAAATTCAGCGTACCATTGGCGCAGATATTATTATGGCTTTTGATGAGTGTACACCTTACCCTTGCGATTATAATTATGCAAAGCGCTCTATGCATATGACGCACCGTTGGTTAGACCGTTGTATGAATCACTTAGAAAAACTACCTTTTAAATACGGATACGAACAAACATTTTTTCCTATTGTACAAGGTTCTACGTATAAGGATTTACGTAAACAATCTGCAGAGTATATTGCAAACGCAGGTGCAGAAGGTAATGCTATTGGCGGCTTGTCTGTAGGTGAGCCAGCAGAAGAAATGTATGCAATGACAGAGGTTGTTTGCGATATTTTACCAGAAGAAAAACCAAGATATTTAATGGGTGTTGGTACACCAATTAATATTTTAGAAAATATTGCTTTAGGTGTAGATATGTTTGACTGTGTAATGCCAACGCGTAATGCACGTAATGGTATGTTATTTACAGCGCACGGAACTATCAATATTAAAAATAAAAAGTGGGAAGCAGATTTTTCTCCTATTGATGAAATGGGAATTACATTTGTAGACACAGAGTATACTAAAGCTTATTTACGCCATTTATTTGCTGCTAATGAGTATTTAGGTAAGCAAATTGCTACCATACATAATTTAGGTTTTTATTTATGGTTGACTCGTGAAGCTAGAAAGCATATTATTGCCGGAGATTTTACCGAATGGAAAAATATGATGGTAAAACAAATGGATAAAAGATTGTAA
- a CDS encoding thioredoxin family protein — translation MKNLILVFSLLFSGIITAQEWSTSFSDAVKKAKEEQKQVLLVFSGSDWCAPCIKLDTEIWKSSEFKKYAEEHLVLYRADFPRKKKNRLAKDIELANKELADTYNQQGFFPLVLLLDADKNILGKTGYKNVSPLKYIAHLTTFVK, via the coding sequence ATGAAAAATTTAATATTAGTCTTTAGCTTATTATTTTCTGGAATAATAACAGCACAAGAGTGGAGTACTAGTTTTTCTGATGCAGTAAAAAAAGCAAAAGAAGAGCAGAAGCAAGTATTATTGGTTTTCTCGGGTTCAGACTGGTGCGCGCCTTGTATAAAGTTAGATACTGAAATTTGGAAATCATCAGAATTTAAAAAATATGCAGAAGAACATTTAGTTCTTTACAGAGCAGATTTTCCTAGAAAAAAGAAAAATAGATTAGCTAAAGATATAGAATTAGCTAACAAAGAGTTAGCAGATACCTATAACCAACAAGGTTTTTTTCCGTTAGTACTACTTTTAGATGCAGATAAAAATATTTTAGGTAAAACGGGATATAAAAACGTTTCTCCATTAAAATATATAGCGCATTTGACTACTTTTGTTAAGTGA
- a CDS encoding RNA-binding S4 domain-containing protein: MRIDKYLWCTRYFKTRNIATEACKKGHIKVNDKVVKPSRDVFPMDKITVRKNQINYQFTILDVPPNRVGAKLVDMYRKDTTPKEAFEHSDLLKYSKDYYRKKGTGRPTKKDRREIDDYTTTNSTEEE; this comes from the coding sequence ATGAGGATAGACAAATATTTATGGTGCACACGCTATTTTAAAACAAGAAATATTGCTACTGAGGCCTGTAAAAAAGGACATATTAAAGTAAATGATAAAGTAGTTAAACCGTCTAGAGATGTTTTTCCTATGGATAAAATAACAGTACGCAAAAACCAAATTAATTACCAGTTTACTATTTTAGATGTACCGCCAAACAGAGTTGGAGCAAAATTAGTAGATATGTACAGAAAAGATACTACACCTAAAGAAGCTTTTGAGCACTCTGACTTACTAAAATACTCTAAGGATTATTACAGAAAAAAGGGAACTGGAAGACCTACCAAAAAAGACCGTAGAGAAATAGACGATTATACGACCACAAATTCTACAGAAGAAGAATAA
- a CDS encoding AIR synthase related protein — MSSSNSERYNQRGVSASKEDVHNAIKNIDKGLFPKAFCKIVPDYLTGDKEHCLVMHADGAGTKSSLAYMYWKETGDISVWKGIAQDALIMNIDDLVCVGATDNIMLSSTIGRNKNLIPGEVLSAIINGTEELIEDLKNHGIVIHSTGGETADVGDLVRTIIVDSTVTARLNKKDVIDNANIKDGDVIVGLESFGQATYETEYNGGMGSNGLTSARHDVFSKYLAEKYPESFDAAVPEDLVYSGAVKLTDAVENSPIDAGKLVLSPTRTYAPIIKKILEKYNAADIHGMVHCSGGAQTKILHFVDNLHIVKDNLFPVPPLFKLIQEQSKTDWKEMYQVFNCGHRMELYVNPAVAEDLIAISKSFGVDAKIVGKVEASATKKLTITSEYGTFEY, encoded by the coding sequence ATGAGTTCATCTAATAGCGAAAGATATAACCAAAGAGGAGTTTCTGCATCTAAAGAAGATGTACATAATGCAATTAAGAATATAGATAAAGGTCTTTTTCCTAAAGCGTTTTGTAAAATTGTTCCAGATTACTTAACTGGCGATAAAGAGCACTGCTTGGTAATGCACGCAGATGGTGCAGGTACAAAATCGTCTTTAGCATATATGTATTGGAAAGAAACAGGAGATATTTCTGTTTGGAAAGGCATAGCGCAAGATGCTTTAATTATGAATATTGATGACCTTGTATGTGTTGGAGCAACAGATAATATAATGTTATCTTCTACCATAGGAAGAAATAAGAATTTAATTCCAGGAGAAGTTTTGTCTGCTATTATAAATGGTACAGAAGAACTTATTGAAGATTTAAAAAATCACGGAATAGTAATACATTCTACAGGTGGTGAAACGGCAGATGTAGGTGATTTGGTACGTACAATAATTGTAGACTCTACTGTAACAGCAAGGCTTAATAAAAAAGATGTTATAGATAATGCCAACATTAAAGATGGCGATGTTATTGTAGGTTTAGAGTCTTTTGGACAAGCAACATATGAAACCGAGTATAATGGTGGTATGGGAAGTAACGGACTTACCTCTGCAAGACACGATGTGTTTTCTAAATACTTAGCAGAAAAATACCCAGAGAGTTTTGATGCTGCTGTACCTGAAGATTTGGTATATTCTGGCGCTGTTAAATTAACAGATGCTGTAGAAAACTCTCCAATAGATGCAGGTAAATTGGTATTGTCACCAACTAGAACGTATGCACCTATTATTAAAAAAATATTAGAAAAGTATAATGCAGCAGACATACACGGTATGGTGCATTGTAGTGGAGGAGCACAAACAAAAATTTTACACTTTGTAGATAATTTACACATTGTAAAAGACAACCTTTTTCCTGTGCCACCTTTATTTAAATTAATACAAGAACAGTCTAAAACAGATTGGAAAGAAATGTACCAAGTTTTTAATTGTGGTCACCGTATGGAGTTGTACGTAAACCCTGCAGTAGCAGAAGACTTAATTGCTATTTCTAAAAGTTTTGGTGTAGATGCTAAAATAGTTGGTAAAGTAGAGGCTAGTGCAACTAAAAAATTGACTATTACTAGTGAGTATGGAACTTTTGAGTACTAA
- a CDS encoding transketolase, with translation MPRLEELQDLTTQVRRDILRMVHKVNSGHPGGSLGCAEFFVALYNELMELNEGFDMDGKGEDLFFLSNGHISPVYYSVLARSGYFPVDELNTFRLINSRLQGHPTTHEGLPGVRIASGSLGQGMSVAIGAALAKKLNKDSNIVYSLHGDGELQEGQNWEAMMYASANKVDNLISTIDLNGQQIDGSTDTVLNMGSIRAKFEAFGWDVLDVKEGNNLEAVIDGLKKAKSMTGNGKPICVLLHTVMGNGVDFMMHTHAWHGKAPSDEQLETALAQNPETLGDY, from the coding sequence ATGCCAAGACTGGAAGAATTACAAGATTTGACCACGCAAGTGAGAAGGGATATTTTAAGAATGGTGCACAAAGTAAACTCTGGCCACCCAGGTGGTTCTTTAGGTTGTGCAGAATTTTTTGTAGCCCTGTACAATGAATTAATGGAACTAAACGAAGGATTTGACATGGATGGTAAAGGTGAAGACCTTTTCTTTTTATCTAACGGTCATATTTCTCCTGTTTACTATAGTGTATTAGCACGTAGCGGGTATTTTCCTGTAGACGAGCTTAACACTTTTAGACTAATTAATTCTAGACTACAAGGACACCCAACTACACATGAAGGTTTACCTGGTGTGCGTATAGCATCTGGATCATTAGGACAAGGAATGTCTGTAGCTATTGGTGCAGCACTTGCTAAAAAACTAAACAAAGACAGCAACATTGTGTATAGTTTACACGGTGATGGCGAGTTACAAGAAGGTCAAAATTGGGAAGCTATGATGTATGCTTCTGCCAATAAAGTTGATAATTTAATTTCTACTATAGATTTAAATGGTCAACAAATTGATGGTTCTACTGACACTGTATTAAATATGGGTAGCATTAGAGCTAAATTTGAAGCTTTTGGATGGGACGTTTTAGATGTTAAAGAAGGTAACAACCTTGAAGCTGTAATAGATGGTCTTAAAAAGGCGAAGTCTATGACAGGTAATGGCAAACCAATTTGTGTTTTATTACACACAGTTATGGGTAATGGTGTAGATTTTATGATGCACACACACGCATGGCATGGTAAAGCTCCTAGTGATGAACAACTAGAGACTGCACTAGCACAAAATCCTGAAACTTTAGGAGACTACTAA
- a CDS encoding FKBP-type peptidyl-prolyl cis-trans isomerase: MKFKNIFLVALLVVILWACNSDDNGFTIEPPKALSEIVDQDKDSIVKYLETHFYNYEEFQSPPADFDYKIVLGKIEGDNADKTPLIDMMTAVKTTVRSEERGINDDKEVEHTFYYLVAREGIGQTAQTADSTYIHYEGLLLDDTVFDASTSAPLWLGYTNRIRGISEAVQFLKAGKVLTNDDINDDGTFEVSDYGVGMIIFPSALGYYNSAQPSIPEYSPLIFKIDLIAVNKADHDNDGVPSYLEDLNGNGYLYDDNTDLKSENSSTSIATTPDFLDTDDDNDGILTRDEISDEDGNIILPYPDTDGDGVPNYLDPNN, encoded by the coding sequence ATGAAATTTAAGAACATATTTTTAGTTGCGTTACTTGTCGTAATACTTTGGGCTTGTAATAGCGATGATAATGGTTTTACAATAGAGCCTCCAAAAGCATTAAGTGAAATAGTAGACCAAGATAAAGACTCTATAGTTAAATACTTGGAAACACACTTTTACAACTATGAAGAATTTCAAAGTCCACCAGCAGATTTTGATTATAAAATTGTTTTAGGTAAAATTGAAGGGGATAATGCAGATAAAACTCCGTTAATAGATATGATGACGGCTGTTAAAACAACGGTGCGCTCTGAAGAAAGAGGTATAAATGATGATAAAGAGGTAGAGCATACCTTTTATTATTTAGTTGCTAGGGAAGGAATAGGGCAAACAGCACAGACTGCAGATTCTACCTATATACATTATGAAGGTTTATTGTTAGATGATACAGTTTTTGATGCATCTACATCTGCACCTTTGTGGTTGGGTTATACTAATAGAATTAGAGGAATTTCTGAAGCTGTACAGTTCTTAAAAGCGGGTAAAGTATTAACAAATGATGATATAAATGATGATGGAACATTTGAAGTAAGTGATTATGGGGTAGGTATGATAATTTTTCCTTCGGCACTTGGTTATTACAACAGTGCTCAGCCATCTATACCTGAATATAGTCCTTTGATTTTTAAAATTGATTTAATAGCCGTAAATAAAGCAGATCATGATAATGACGGTGTACCATCATATTTAGAAGATTTAAATGGAAATGGTTATTTATATGATGATAATACAGATTTAAAATCAGAAAACAGTTCAACATCAATAGCAACAACACCAGACTTTTTAGATACAGATGATGATAATGATGGTATATTAACTAGAGATGAAATTAGTGATGAAGATGGTAATATTATTTTACCTTACCCAGATACTGATGGTGATGGTGTGCCAAACTATTTGGATCCAAATAACTAA
- a CDS encoding LptF/LptG family permease, whose translation MSILDKYILKRYLLTFAVMLLLFVPIGVMLDLAEKIAKMVRNEAPTIEILKYYMNFIIYIGSLLFPIFLFLSIIFFTSKLASNTEIVAILSSGVSFGRFLRPYFMGATIIAVLMFVMAMFIVPKASLDYHEFIFKYLKKGKKFQETSNIYNQLNENEFLYISNFDPNRQLGSNFVLEHFNDDDKLAYKLTASSIRWIPKDTVYRLTGFTSRVLKEDIEVVEKQSRLDTIFNFKIDDLTPVSYVAETKNIFELNEFIEDQRKKGASNINTYVMAKYKRWALPVSAFILTLIAVSVSSIKRRGGMGLNLAFGIVIAFVYIFFDRVFAILAEKAGLSPLIAIIIPNAIFAIIGLFLLKNAKR comes from the coding sequence TTGAGTATATTAGATAAATACATATTAAAACGCTACCTGCTTACCTTTGCGGTAATGCTACTGTTATTTGTGCCAATAGGTGTAATGCTAGATTTGGCAGAAAAAATAGCTAAAATGGTACGTAATGAGGCACCAACTATAGAGATTTTAAAGTATTATATGAACTTTATTATTTATATAGGTAGCTTATTATTTCCTATATTTTTGTTTTTATCTATCATCTTTTTTACATCTAAACTCGCCTCAAATACAGAAATTGTCGCAATATTAAGCTCAGGAGTTTCTTTTGGTAGGTTTTTAAGGCCTTATTTTATGGGTGCTACCATTATTGCTGTACTAATGTTTGTAATGGCAATGTTTATTGTCCCCAAAGCCAGTTTAGATTATCATGAGTTTATATTTAAGTACTTAAAGAAAGGTAAAAAGTTTCAGGAGACCAGTAATATTTATAATCAATTAAACGAAAACGAATTTCTTTACATTAGTAATTTTGACCCAAATAGGCAGTTAGGTAGCAATTTTGTGTTAGAACATTTTAATGATGATGATAAATTAGCATATAAGCTTACAGCTTCTAGTATTAGATGGATACCAAAAGACACTGTTTATAGATTAACAGGTTTTACATCTAGAGTATTAAAAGAAGATATAGAAGTGGTTGAAAAGCAGAGTAGACTAGATACTATTTTTAATTTTAAAATAGATGATTTAACTCCTGTTAGTTACGTAGCTGAAACTAAAAATATTTTTGAGTTAAACGAGTTTATTGAAGATCAGCGCAAAAAAGGAGCGTCTAACATAAATACATATGTAATGGCTAAGTATAAGCGTTGGGCATTACCTGTAAGTGCTTTTATACTAACTTTAATAGCAGTATCTGTTTCTTCAATAAAGCGTAGAGGAGGTATGGGGTTAAATTTAGCATTTGGAATTGTAATTGCCTTTGTTTACATATTTTTTGATAGAGTTTTTGCTATTCTTGCAGAAAAAGCAGGTTTGTCACCCTTAATAGCTATCATAATACCTAATGCAATATTTGCAATCATTGGCTTATTCTTGTTAAAAAATGCTAAGCGATAA
- a CDS encoding shikimate kinase, whose product MQIVLIGYMGSGKSTIGKELSKRLKINFLDLDSYIEQKYEMTISELFTAKGEIFFRKAEIVCLNEIFASKEDFVLSTGGGTPCYGDNINVMTSNTNNVFYLNVPIPELIKRLVKEKEQRPLIANVPENELPEFIGTHLFERSYFYTKAHHTILVQQKEAFKVVDEIVEKLV is encoded by the coding sequence ATGCAGATAGTACTTATTGGTTATATGGGGAGTGGAAAATCTACAATAGGGAAGGAGCTTTCCAAACGTTTGAAAATCAATTTTTTGGATTTAGATTCTTATATAGAACAAAAATATGAAATGACTATTTCTGAGCTCTTCACTGCTAAAGGAGAAATATTTTTTAGGAAAGCAGAAATAGTATGTTTGAATGAGATTTTTGCCTCAAAAGAAGATTTTGTACTCTCTACAGGAGGAGGAACTCCTTGTTATGGAGATAACATTAACGTAATGACTAGTAATACCAATAATGTATTTTATTTAAACGTACCTATCCCAGAATTAATAAAAAGGTTAGTAAAAGAAAAAGAACAAAGACCGTTGATAGCTAATGTCCCAGAAAACGAGTTACCAGAGTTTATAGGAACGCACTTGTTTGAGCGTAGTTACTTTTACACAAAAGCACACCATACTATTTTAGTACAGCAGAAAGAGGCATTTAAAGTAGTAGATGAAATTGTAGAGAAACTAGTTTAA
- a CDS encoding outer membrane beta-barrel protein has product MKKTLLVITMALASLTTFAQTDASFGIKGGLNYGGNGDYYDSAKDAYNDPDKNVGFHFGIFAQTGGNLYLRPELVYTSLKSGYAEDFKMQKLDLPVLVGAKVIGPVNVFAGPAFQYILDTDYDGITIGDVDNDFTVGLNVGVGVNLGNLGVDVRYERGFSDNEVSILNSNNLINGGDRIDTRPDQLILSLSLKL; this is encoded by the coding sequence ATGAAAAAAACACTTTTAGTAATTACAATGGCTTTGGCAAGTTTAACAACTTTTGCCCAAACTGATGCAAGTTTTGGTATTAAAGGAGGTTTAAACTATGGTGGTAACGGAGATTATTATGACTCTGCAAAAGATGCATATAATGATCCTGACAAAAATGTAGGTTTTCACTTTGGTATTTTTGCACAAACTGGTGGCAACTTGTATTTAAGACCAGAATTAGTGTACACATCTTTAAAATCTGGATATGCTGAAGATTTTAAAATGCAAAAACTAGATTTACCAGTTTTAGTTGGCGCAAAAGTTATTGGCCCTGTAAACGTATTTGCAGGTCCTGCTTTCCAGTATATTTTAGATACAGATTATGATGGTATAACTATTGGCGATGTAGATAACGACTTTACCGTAGGTCTTAACGTAGGCGTAGGTGTTAACCTAGGTAATTTAGGAGTTGACGTAAGGTATGAAAGAGGATTTAGTGATAATGAAGTTTCTATACTAAACTCCAACAACTTAATTAATGGAGGAGACAGAATAGACACCAGACCAGATCAACTCATATTAAGTTTATCTTTAAAACTATAA